The Thermobifida halotolerans sequence CGTGATGACCTGGGCCGACGTGATGGGCCTCATCGTCATCGAGGGCGTCATCATGCTGGTGCTCGTGCTCACCGGCTTCCGCAACGCGGTCTTCAACGCCGTCCCCGTGGGGATCAAGAGCGCGATCGCGGTCGGGGTGGGCCTGTTCCTCGCCCTGATCGGCTTCGTCAACGCCGGTTTTGTGCGCTCCGGCGCCGGCACCCCGGTCCAACTGGGGGTGGGATCGGGCTATCTGGACGGCTGGCCGATCCTGGTGTTCATCGTCGGACTGGTGATCACCATCGCCCTGCTGGTGCTCCGGGTCAAGGGCGCAATGCTTCTGGGCATCGTCTTCGCCACGATTCTGGGCATCGTGATCGAGGTGTTCGCCAATGTCGGGCCCCGGGACGAGAACAACCCGCTGGGCTGGTCGCTGACCGTTCCCCAGGTGCCCACCTCGGCCGGTGACCTGGTGTCGCTGCCGGACCTCAGCCTGGTCGGCCAGTTCGACCTGCTCGGCAGTTGGCAGAACGTGAGCATCGCCACGGTCCTGATGCTGCTGCTCACCGTCCTGCTCGCGGACTTCTTCGACACCATGGGCACCATGGTCGGGGTGGCCAACCAGGCGGGGCTCACCGACGAGGAGGGCAACGTGCCCAACTCGCAGGGGGTGCTCGTGGCCGACGCTCTCGGCACCGTCGCGGGCGGTCTCGGCTCGGCCTCGGTGGCCACGACGTACGCCGAGTCCGCGGCCGGTGTCGGCGAGGGCGCCCGCACGGGCGTCGCGCCGATCGTCACGGGTCTGCTGTTCCTGGGGACCCTGTTCATCACGCCGCTGACCAGCCTGGTGCCCTTCGAGGCGGCCACCCCGGTGCTGATCGTCGTCGGTTTCATGATGATGACCCAGGTGGTCCGGGTGGACTTCACCGACCTGGGGATCGGCATCCCGGCCTTCCTGGCCGTCGTGGTCATGCCCTACACCTACTCGATCGCCAACGGTATCGGCGTTGCGTTCATCGCCTACACGATCATCCGCCTGGTGCAGGGCCGCTGGCGCGACGTGCACCCGCTGATGCTGCTCGTCTCCGTGATCTTCCTGATCCACTTCGCCGAGGCCCCGATCCAGGACCTCATCGGCTGACCCCGGTGTCATGCCGACGTCCGGCGTTCCGCCTCTCCGGAGAGGCGGAACGCCGGACGCGTGTCCGCACCCCCCGCGGCAGCGGGTCGGGTTTCTCACAGAGCCTCGTGGAAACGACTCCCCACGAGATATCGTTAGCAAGAGTAATGAGCCATGCTAATGAACCATCCCGACACTTCCCCGCAGACCGGAACCGACGCCGGTCTGGCCGCGGTGCTGCGCATGGCCGTGGGGCGACTGGCCCGGCGGCTGCGCGCGCAGCGGCCCGACTCCTCCCTGTCCCTTGGACAGGGGTCGGTGCTGTTCACCCTGGCCCGACACGGACAACCGATGACGCCCGGCGCGCTCGCCGACCACGAGAAGGTGCAGCCGCCGTCGATGACCCGGATCGTCGCCGCGCTGGAGGCGCGCGGGCTGGTCCGCAGGATGCGGCACCCCGAGGACGGCCGCCAGCAACTGGTGGAGATCACCGAGGAGGGCACCCGCCTGGTGAACTCCGACCACCAGCGCCGGGAGGCGTGGCTGACCCAGCGCCTCACGGAGCTGAGTCCGGAGGAGAAGGACGTCCTGCGCAGGGCGGCGGAGATCATGGACCGGTTGAGTCAGTCGTGACCGGGGATGAGGGGACGTGTGACGACGCGGAGGAGGGACACGCCACGACCACCAGCACACCCGCTTCGGACACCCGTACGGAACAGGACACCCACACCGGCGGCGCGGAGGAGACCGGACGCCGCCACAGCATGTTCCGGTCGCTGCGCATCCGCAACTACCGCCTCTTCGCGGTCGGCCAGGTCATCTCCAACAGCGGCACCTGGATGCAGCGCATCGCCCAGGAATGGCTGGTCCTGCAACTCAGCGGCGGCAGCGGCGTGGCGCTCGGCATCGCCACCGCCCTGCAGTTTCTGCCCATGCTCGTTCTCGGCCTGTGGGGCGGCGCGCTCGCCGACCGGTTCCCCAAGCGTCGCCTGCTCCTCGCCACCCAGATCCTGATGGGCCTGCTCGCCCTCGGCCTCGGCGTGCTCGCCACGCTCGGCACCGCCGAGGTGTGGCACGTCTACGTGTTCGCACTGGGACTCGGCCTGGTCACCGTGGTGGACAACCCGGTCCGCCAGAGTTTTGTGATCGAAATGGTGGGACGGCAGGACCTGCCCAACGCGGTCGCGTTGAACAGCGCCGGCTTCCAACTCGGCCGGGTCGTCGGTCCCGCCGTCGCGGGACTGCTCATCGGCCTCGTCGGCAGCGGTCCGGTCTTCCTGATCAACGCGGCCTCCTTCGTCGCCGTCATCACGGGCCTGCTCATGATGCGGCCCGAGGAACTCCACACCGGTGATCCCGCGTCCCGGTCCAAGGGCCAGGTCCGCGAGGGGCTGCGCTACATCG is a genomic window containing:
- a CDS encoding NCS2 family permease, encoding MSETSDTASQTVPSPKRTGLLATLDRYFHVSERGSDFSREIRGGMATFFAMVYIVVLNPLIIGNAPDVNGDTLGIPQVAAVTALVAAVTSMLMGVISRYPFAIAAGMGLNAIVAYVLAPVMTWADVMGLIVIEGVIMLVLVLTGFRNAVFNAVPVGIKSAIAVGVGLFLALIGFVNAGFVRSGAGTPVQLGVGSGYLDGWPILVFIVGLVITIALLVLRVKGAMLLGIVFATILGIVIEVFANVGPRDENNPLGWSLTVPQVPTSAGDLVSLPDLSLVGQFDLLGSWQNVSIATVLMLLLTVLLADFFDTMGTMVGVANQAGLTDEEGNVPNSQGVLVADALGTVAGGLGSASVATTYAESAAGVGEGARTGVAPIVTGLLFLGTLFITPLTSLVPFEAATPVLIVVGFMMMTQVVRVDFTDLGIGIPAFLAVVVMPYTYSIANGIGVAFIAYTIIRLVQGRWRDVHPLMLLVSVIFLIHFAEAPIQDLIG
- a CDS encoding MarR family winged helix-turn-helix transcriptional regulator, with the protein product MNHPDTSPQTGTDAGLAAVLRMAVGRLARRLRAQRPDSSLSLGQGSVLFTLARHGQPMTPGALADHEKVQPPSMTRIVAALEARGLVRRMRHPEDGRQQLVEITEEGTRLVNSDHQRREAWLTQRLTELSPEEKDVLRRAAEIMDRLSQS
- a CDS encoding MFS transporter is translated as MFRSLRIRNYRLFAVGQVISNSGTWMQRIAQEWLVLQLSGGSGVALGIATALQFLPMLVLGLWGGALADRFPKRRLLLATQILMGLLALGLGVLATLGTAEVWHVYVFALGLGLVTVVDNPVRQSFVIEMVGRQDLPNAVALNSAGFQLGRVVGPAVAGLLIGLVGSGPVFLINAASFVAVITGLLMMRPEELHTGDPASRSKGQVREGLRYIAGRRDLTLLLAMIAFVQLFGSNVQTQLALMVNNVFRTGAEAFGLAATFLAVGALSGALLAARREAPRLRTVVLGAFLFGVLQIVAGFMPGYVPFLLALVPMGICFMTFTTSMNAYFQLNVEPGMRGRVMAMYMLVFLGVSPIGAPIVGVLADVFGPAVSMVVGGAVSALVAAAVTAILGRRLGVGVRLTAHRPFVEVTRRSAAESPRSDQEA